One window from the genome of Penaeus monodon isolate SGIC_2016 chromosome 4, NSTDA_Pmon_1, whole genome shotgun sequence encodes:
- the LOC119569580 gene encoding chitooligosaccharidolytic beta-N-acetylglucosaminidase-like has product MGPHHQEVLDTEVRLDITVSGAATRLSLETPEAYTLDITPRGTVISVTILASNYFGARHALETLSQLIAFDDQEGLLQIVSSAALTDSPAFKYRGILLDTSRNFFSVKSIERTLDAMAANKLNTFHWHITDSHSFPMFLETLPKMAFYGAYSSRQVYYPTDILHLVEYGRVRGIRVLPEFDAPAHVGNGWQWAEADGLGKLAVCVNQEPWQSYCVEPPCGQLNIVNDNTYVVLGQIYKEMVRLFGPLDLFHYGGDEVNLNCWNTTEEIVKHMEEQGLGRDADAYYKLWSDFQASSYGLLTTANSGKPIPGILWTSHLTEEGRADQYLDKDHYIIQIWTTGTDKLIGELLQKKFRVIFSNYDHWYLDCGFGAWVGEGNNWCSPYKGWQKVYDNSPHAIATNLTGSPQADLILGGEAALWSEQVDEMTLDSRLWPRGAALAERLWTNPSHNWEPAETRLIHQRQRLVARGIGADRIQPQWCHQNEGLCYI; this is encoded by the exons ATGGGGCCGCACCACCAGGAG GTACTCGATACCGAGGTCCGCCTTGACATCACGGTGAGCGGCGCCGCCACCAGGCTCTCCCTCGAGACCCCTGAGGCCTACACCCTCGACATCACGCCCCGAGGAACAGTCATCTCCGTCACGATCCTCGCCTCCAACTACTTCGGTGCGAGACACGCCCTTGAGACGCTCTCGCAGCTCATTGCCTTCGACGACCAAGAGGGACTTCTGCAG aTCGTCTCCTCGGCGGCCCTGACCGACTCCCCAGCCTTCAAGTACCGCGGGATCCTCCTGGACACCTCGAGGAACTTCTTCAGCGTGAAGAGCATCGAGCGGACGCTGGACGCCATGGCGGCCAACAAGCTCAACACCTTCCACTGGCACATCACCGACTCCCACTCCTTCCCGATGTTCCTGGAGACCCTCCCTAAGATGGCCTTCTACGGGGCCTACAGTTCGCGGCAGGTCTACTACCCGACGGACATCCTGCACCTGGTGGAGTATGGAAGGGTCCGGGGCATCCGCGTCCTGCCGGAGTTCGACGCCCCCGCCCACGTGGGCAACGGGTGGCAGTGGGCAGAGGCCGACGGGCTGGGGAAGCTGGCCGTCTGCGTGAACCAG GAGCCTTGGCAATCGTACTGCGTGGAGCCTCCCTGTGGCCAGCTCAACATCGTCAACGACAACACCTACGTCGTCTTGGGCCAAATCTACAAGGAGATGGTCCGCCTCTTCGGTCCGCTCGATCTCTTCCACTACGGAGGAGACGAG GTGAACCTCAACTGCTGGAACACGACGGAGGAGATCGTGAAGCACATGGAGGAGCAGGGTCTAGGCCGCGACGCCGACGCCTACTACAAGCTGTGGAGCGACTTCCAGGCGTCTTCCTACGGGCTCCTGACGACGGCCAACAGCGGCAAACCGATCCCGGGCATCCTATGGACGTCCCACTTGACCGAGGAAGGCCGCGCCGACCAGTACCTCGACAAGGACCACTACATCATCCAAATCTGGACGACCGGGACGGACAAGCTCATCGGCGAGCTCCTGCAGAAGAAGTTCCGCGTCATCTTCTCCAACTACGACCACTGGTACCTGGACTGCGGCTTCGGCGCCTGGGTCGGCGAGGGCAACAACTGGTGCAGCCCTTACAAGGGATGGCAGAAGGTCTATGACAACAGCCCGCATGCCATCGCCACCAACCTGACGGGGTCTCCGCAGGCGGACCTTATCCTAGGAGGGGAGGCGGCCCTGTGGAGCGAACAGGTCGACGAGATGACGCTCGACTCAAGG CTGTGGCCGCGCGGAGCCGCCCTCGCCGAGCGCCTGTGGACGAACCCGAGCCACAACTGGGAGCCAGCCGAGACCCGCCTGATCCACCAGCGGCAGCGTCTGGTGGCGAGAGGCATCGGGGCTGACCGCATCCAGCCCCAGTGGTGTCACCAGAACGAGGGCCTCTGCTATATCTAG